In a single window of the Verrucomicrobiaceae bacterium genome:
- the asnB gene encoding asparagine synthase (glutamine-hydrolyzing), whose translation MCGFLGWFRPSTAPWSVEERGLQSSALARITHRGPDDGSESLGDGWWMGFRRLSILDLSDHGRQPMRFGAGRYTLTFNGEIYNFRELRATLGDAQLGSTGDTAVLGALIERYGIDSVLPRLRGMFAIAWRDAADGSLVIARDHFGIKPLYYRVASDDGLIYGSELRAVQRISGDSAINPSALADFFRWGAVQAPETMFAGIRCLPPGHLLRWKNGRMEVQRWFTPEWAPRGGKAIAKEEVRDAVIESVRTHLVADVPVGVFLSGGLDSTMMVACMRAAGQGSIKAFSIGYEENVGVPDESDAARRSAEFFGCEFTRERLTADSLEQKLDAYFDAMDQPTGDALNTWLVCGVAAQDVKVALSGLGADEWWAGYNYHRLIALAQKSPFRFAGGLARGLDKALPAVLRGHKAWKAAFYAFGGAGADVAHQQAHARTIIPPVIAPDLRIESAHWLDELLLRETQTYLANMLLRDNDWTSMAHSLELRVPLVDTEIFSLAGRVAPEAKLNASGGKRILREAFREMLPPWIYEDKAKKTFTLPLMKWMRLPKWRERILDTLHSQACRERGLLDPARVEALCSGYFANQNDSKQIWHLSQPVWMLYLLEEWARRHTSP comes from the coding sequence ATGTGCGGCTTTCTTGGCTGGTTCCGTCCCTCCACCGCTCCCTGGAGCGTGGAGGAGCGTGGCCTCCAGTCGAGTGCCCTCGCACGCATCACGCATCGTGGGCCGGATGATGGCTCTGAGTCTCTGGGAGACGGCTGGTGGATGGGCTTCCGGCGGCTGTCCATTCTGGATCTGAGCGATCATGGTCGCCAGCCCATGCGCTTCGGAGCTGGGCGCTACACGCTCACCTTTAACGGTGAAATCTACAACTTTCGTGAGCTGCGAGCCACTCTAGGCGATGCGCAGCTTGGCTCCACGGGGGATACGGCGGTCCTGGGGGCTCTCATTGAGCGCTACGGCATCGACAGCGTGCTGCCACGGTTGCGTGGCATGTTCGCCATCGCTTGGCGAGATGCGGCAGATGGCTCACTCGTCATCGCACGCGATCATTTTGGGATCAAACCGCTGTACTACCGCGTGGCGAGTGACGACGGCCTCATTTACGGCTCAGAGCTCCGCGCCGTGCAGCGTATCAGCGGTGATAGCGCGATCAATCCGAGTGCCCTCGCTGATTTTTTCCGCTGGGGAGCCGTGCAGGCACCGGAGACGATGTTTGCGGGCATTCGTTGTCTGCCGCCTGGTCACTTACTGCGCTGGAAAAATGGGCGCATGGAGGTGCAGCGCTGGTTTACGCCAGAGTGGGCCCCGCGTGGTGGCAAAGCTATCGCTAAAGAAGAGGTGCGTGATGCTGTGATCGAGAGTGTGCGCACGCATCTCGTCGCAGATGTGCCGGTGGGCGTTTTTTTGAGTGGGGGGCTGGATTCCACTATGATGGTGGCGTGCATGCGAGCCGCAGGGCAGGGGAGTATCAAAGCCTTCTCGATCGGTTACGAAGAAAATGTTGGTGTGCCGGATGAATCGGATGCGGCAAGACGAAGTGCGGAGTTTTTCGGCTGCGAATTCACTCGCGAGCGCCTCACCGCAGACTCCCTGGAGCAGAAGCTCGATGCCTATTTTGATGCGATGGATCAGCCCACTGGCGATGCGCTCAATACCTGGCTGGTCTGTGGCGTCGCCGCCCAGGATGTGAAAGTCGCACTCAGCGGCCTCGGGGCGGATGAGTGGTGGGCCGGTTACAATTACCACCGTCTCATCGCATTGGCGCAGAAGTCGCCGTTTCGCTTTGCAGGCGGCCTTGCACGCGGATTGGACAAGGCGCTGCCCGCTGTCCTGCGTGGTCACAAGGCATGGAAGGCTGCTTTTTATGCCTTTGGCGGAGCTGGTGCCGATGTGGCGCATCAACAGGCCCATGCACGCACCATCATCCCACCGGTGATCGCGCCGGATTTGCGCATCGAGTCTGCGCATTGGCTGGATGAGCTGCTCCTGCGTGAGACGCAGACCTACCTAGCGAACATGCTCCTCCGTGACAATGACTGGACCAGCATGGCACACAGTCTGGAACTGCGTGTGCCCTTGGTGGATACCGAGATTTTCTCCCTCGCGGGTCGAGTGGCTCCTGAGGCCAAGCTCAATGCCAGCGGTGGCAAACGCATCCTGCGCGAGGCCTTCCGCGAGATGCTGCCTCCTTGGATTTACGAGGACAAGGCCAAGAAGACCTTCACGCTCCCGCTCATGAAATGGATGCGCCTGCCGAAATGGCGTGAGCGCATTCTCGATACATTGCACTCCCAGGCCTGTCGTGAGCGTGGTTTGCTCGATCCCGCCCGTGTCGAGGCGCTTTGTAGTGGCTATTTTGCCAATCAAAACGATTCGAAGCAGATCTGGCACCTCAGCCAGCCTGTTTGGATGCTCTACCTGCTCGAAGAATGGGCGCGGCGGCATACGTCTCCATGA
- the thiC gene encoding phosphomethylpyrimidine synthase ThiC: protein MIADPKTSFEPHSSEQLPASTRVWVEGHIHKDVRVPMREITLSPTKAFNGRIESNEPVRVYDCSGPWGDPNYKGTVETGLPALRKAWIEARNDTEAYEGRAIEPRDNGYLTANHAEYAAAKREGLLSPLKAPINAQRQPLKAKPGKVVTQLAYAKAGIITPEMEFIAIRENMKRAQIADMANDIVRNDLDKQHVGSAQSAPSDLYVPSIFRRFPQRIPKEITPAFVRDEVAAGRAIIPANINHPELEPMIIGRNFLVKINANIGNSAVASSIEEEVEKMRWATKWGADTVMDLSTGKNIHATREWILRNSPVPIGTVPIYQALEKVNGKAEDLTWELFRDTLIEQAEQGVDYFTIHAGVLLRFVPMTASRMTGIVSRGGSIMAKWCLAHHKENFLYTHWDDICDIMAAYDVSFSIGDGLRPGSIADANDKAQFGELEVQGELTKRAWAKGVQVMNEGPGHVPMHMIEENMAKQLEWCHEAPFYTLGPLTTDIAPGYDHITSGIGAAMIGWYGCAMLCYVTPKEHLGLPNKEDVKAGVITYKLAAHAADLAKGHPGAQYRDNALSKARFEFRWEDQFNLSLDPVTAREYHDETLPQDGAKSAHFCSMCGPHFCSMKITEDVRKYAAEQAISEEEALAKGMAEKSREFVQSGAEVYTSAK from the coding sequence ATGATCGCCGACCCCAAAACCTCCTTCGAACCCCATTCCTCCGAGCAGCTCCCCGCCTCCACCCGCGTCTGGGTCGAAGGCCACATCCATAAGGACGTCCGCGTCCCCATGCGTGAGATCACGCTCAGCCCCACGAAAGCCTTCAACGGCCGCATCGAGTCCAATGAACCCGTCCGCGTCTATGACTGCTCCGGCCCCTGGGGCGATCCGAACTACAAAGGCACTGTTGAAACCGGCCTGCCCGCCCTCCGCAAAGCCTGGATCGAAGCCCGCAACGACACCGAAGCCTACGAAGGCCGCGCCATCGAGCCCCGCGACAACGGCTACCTCACCGCCAACCACGCCGAATACGCCGCCGCCAAGCGCGAAGGCCTCCTCAGCCCCCTGAAGGCCCCTATCAACGCCCAGCGCCAGCCTTTGAAGGCGAAACCCGGCAAAGTGGTGACGCAGCTCGCCTACGCCAAAGCCGGCATCATCACCCCTGAGATGGAGTTCATCGCCATCCGCGAGAACATGAAGCGGGCGCAGATCGCGGACATGGCGAACGACATCGTCCGCAACGACCTCGACAAACAGCACGTCGGCTCGGCCCAATCGGCCCCATCCGACCTATACGTCCCATCCATCTTCCGCCGCTTTCCCCAAAGGATTCCCAAAGAAATCACGCCAGCCTTCGTGAGAGATGAAGTCGCCGCCGGCCGCGCCATCATCCCCGCGAACATCAATCACCCGGAACTCGAGCCGATGATCATCGGCCGGAATTTCCTCGTCAAAATCAACGCCAACATCGGCAACAGCGCCGTCGCCTCCAGCATCGAGGAAGAGGTGGAGAAAATGCGCTGGGCCACCAAGTGGGGCGCGGACACCGTCATGGACCTCTCCACCGGCAAGAACATCCACGCCACCCGTGAATGGATCCTGCGCAACTCGCCCGTGCCCATCGGCACCGTGCCCATCTATCAGGCGCTCGAAAAAGTGAACGGCAAAGCCGAAGACCTCACCTGGGAACTCTTCCGCGACACCCTCATCGAGCAGGCCGAGCAGGGCGTCGATTACTTCACCATCCACGCCGGCGTCCTCCTCCGCTTCGTCCCCATGACCGCCTCCCGCATGACCGGCATCGTGAGCCGCGGCGGCAGCATCATGGCCAAGTGGTGCCTCGCCCATCACAAAGAAAACTTCCTCTACACCCACTGGGACGACATCTGCGACATCATGGCCGCCTACGACGTCTCCTTCTCCATCGGCGACGGCCTCCGCCCCGGCTCCATCGCCGACGCCAATGACAAAGCCCAGTTCGGCGAACTCGAAGTCCAGGGCGAGCTCACCAAACGCGCCTGGGCCAAAGGCGTCCAGGTCATGAACGAAGGCCCCGGCCACGTCCCCATGCACATGATCGAGGAAAACATGGCCAAACAACTTGAATGGTGTCACGAGGCCCCCTTCTACACCCTCGGGCCCCTCACCACCGACATCGCCCCCGGCTACGACCACATCACCAGCGGCATCGGCGCCGCCATGATCGGCTGGTATGGCTGCGCCATGCTCTGCTACGTCACCCCCAAGGAACACCTCGGCCTCCCCAACAAAGAAGACGTCAAAGCCGGCGTCATCACCTACAAACTCGCCGCCCACGCCGCCGACCTCGCCAAAGGCCACCCCGGCGCCCAATACCGCGACAACGCCCTCAGCAAAGCCCGCTTCGAGTTCCGCTGGGAAGACCAGTTCAATCTCAGCCTCGACCCCGTCACCGCCCGCGAATACCACGACGAAACCCTCCCCCAAGACGGAGCCAAATCCGCCCACTTCTGCTCCATGTGCGGCCCCCACTTCTGCTCCATGAAGATCACCGAAGACGTCCGCAAATACGCCGCCGAACAAGCCATCTCCGAGGAAGAAGCCCTCGCCAAAGGCATGGCGGAGAAGTCCCGTGAATTCGTCCAAAGCGGTGCCGAAGTCTATACCTCCGCAAAATAG
- a CDS encoding four helix bundle protein gives MPPDSPEPEGFLPQGGNYRELLSFRKSETVFDFTFRFCERFLKKGDRTIDQMVQSARSGKQNIGEGCKASITSAEMELKLVNVARASLEELLLDYEDYLRVRDHAKWDKNSKEALYVRKLGRTPDESYETYRTFMDTRPPEVLANIAICLIHQANYLLDQQRRRLEKDFVKKGGIRERMTQARLE, from the coding sequence ATGCCCCCTGATTCCCCAGAACCAGAAGGCTTTCTTCCCCAGGGCGGCAACTACCGAGAACTCCTCTCCTTCCGCAAGTCCGAGACCGTCTTCGACTTCACCTTCCGCTTCTGCGAGCGCTTCCTCAAGAAAGGCGACCGCACCATCGACCAGATGGTGCAGTCTGCCCGATCCGGGAAACAAAACATCGGTGAAGGCTGCAAAGCCTCCATCACCTCCGCCGAGATGGAGCTGAAGCTCGTCAACGTCGCCCGTGCCAGCCTGGAGGAACTCCTCCTCGACTACGAGGACTACCTCCGCGTCCGCGACCACGCCAAGTGGGACAAAAACAGCAAAGAAGCCCTCTACGTCCGCAAACTCGGCCGCACCCCCGACGAGAGCTACGAGACCTACCGGACCTTCATGGACACCCGACCACCGGAGGTCCTCGCCAACATCGCCATCTGCCTCATCCATCAGGCCAACTACCTCCTCGATCAGCAGCGCCGCCGTTTGGAAAAAGACTTCGTCAAAAAAGGCGGCATCCGCGAGCGCATGACCCAGGCCCGCCTGGAGTAG
- a CDS encoding transposase: MPSAAVIDSQSVKGGQLPAVSCGYDAGKKIKGRKRHALTDTNGLLLGVVVTPADVQDRDGAKLLLCMFCHGFLSLLMIFADGGYAGKLETFVQSMGQLFGHGASFALGIIKKLEDQKGFVVLPRRWVIERSFGWLVKQRRLTRDHEKNPRHHEAFVYLAFIGIMARRLTSLQPVEPFAG, from the coding sequence ATGCCCAGCGCCGCTGTCATCGACAGCCAAAGCGTCAAAGGCGGGCAGCTACCGGCTGTGAGCTGCGGTTACGACGCGGGCAAGAAGATCAAGGGACGCAAGCGCCACGCGCTCACCGACACCAACGGCCTGCTGCTGGGCGTGGTGGTCACGCCCGCCGACGTGCAAGATCGTGACGGCGCAAAGCTGCTGTTGTGCATGTTTTGCCATGGCTTCCTGAGCCTGCTGATGATCTTTGCCGATGGTGGCTATGCCGGGAAGCTGGAGACCTTCGTGCAGAGCATGGGACAACTCTTCGGTCACGGAGCGAGTTTTGCCTTGGGGATCATCAAGAAGCTCGAAGACCAGAAGGGCTTCGTGGTGCTGCCGCGCCGCTGGGTCATCGAGCGCAGCTTTGGCTGGCTGGTGAAGCAACGCCGACTCACACGGGATCACGAGAAGAACCCGCGCCATCACGAAGCCTTTGTTTACCTCGCCTTCATCGGCATCATGGCCAGACGCCTCACCTCGTTACAACCTGTCGAACCTTTTGCCGGATAG
- a CDS encoding MFS transporter, producing MNTQKNWQRGFWSLMVTQFQGAFSDTVLRWVVIYLLIARHPPKNELEALVSDSATWFAIPFLLLSMFGGWMADRFSKRRVMIGVKLMELLIMGFAMFALTSGRIGLQLVSICLMGVHSAFFAASKYGSLPELVPAERLSWANGIIEMLTFLATIFGTLAAAWMASHFAASPVWVGVILLGLAILGWFASLGITAVPAAAPQKPLNLNFLGELWREFSWMKGDRDLWRANLGNTGFFFIAALLQMNIVLYAEQVLKLDSMQNSTLQVALAIGMGVGSALAGKLSGDHVEYGLIPIGAGLMAAMGVVLGMPGVSNMAFSVALALLGLGGGLFIVPVAAVLQHRPPAERKGSVQGAAGWLAWVGIAGASVLQKELTTGLGWSPGHVFWFCSVCAAIAGIYVALTRPRALPQMIQRWRGV from the coding sequence ATGAATACGCAGAAAAACTGGCAGCGAGGATTTTGGAGCCTCATGGTCACTCAGTTTCAGGGGGCCTTCTCCGATACCGTGCTGCGCTGGGTGGTCATCTACCTGCTCATCGCACGTCATCCGCCGAAGAATGAGCTCGAGGCACTGGTGAGTGACTCCGCCACATGGTTCGCGATCCCCTTTCTCCTGCTCTCCATGTTCGGTGGCTGGATGGCAGACCGATTTAGCAAACGCCGCGTCATGATCGGGGTGAAGCTCATGGAGCTGCTCATCATGGGCTTTGCCATGTTCGCACTGACCTCCGGCCGTATCGGGCTGCAATTGGTCTCCATCTGCCTCATGGGTGTGCATAGTGCCTTCTTTGCCGCATCGAAATACGGCTCGCTGCCCGAGCTGGTGCCAGCAGAGCGGCTGTCCTGGGCCAATGGCATCATCGAGATGCTCACCTTCCTCGCCACGATCTTTGGCACACTGGCCGCCGCATGGATGGCATCGCACTTCGCGGCATCTCCTGTCTGGGTCGGTGTGATTTTGCTCGGACTGGCGATTCTGGGCTGGTTCGCGAGTCTAGGCATCACCGCCGTGCCTGCTGCGGCACCGCAGAAGCCGCTCAATCTCAATTTCCTCGGCGAGCTGTGGCGGGAATTCTCCTGGATGAAGGGCGATCGTGACCTCTGGCGGGCGAATCTGGGCAATACGGGCTTTTTCTTCATCGCAGCACTCTTGCAGATGAACATCGTACTCTACGCGGAGCAGGTGCTAAAGCTCGATTCCATGCAGAATAGCACACTCCAGGTCGCCCTCGCCATCGGCATGGGCGTAGGCAGTGCCCTGGCTGGAAAACTCAGCGGTGATCACGTCGAATACGGCCTCATCCCCATCGGCGCGGGCCTCATGGCCGCCATGGGAGTGGTGCTAGGCATGCCTGGCGTCAGCAATATGGCCTTCAGCGTCGCTTTGGCCCTACTGGGGCTGGGTGGCGGCCTTTTCATCGTGCCCGTGGCTGCTGTGCTCCAGCACCGCCCACCCGCTGAGCGCAAAGGCAGCGTGCAGGGTGCCGCAGGCTGGCTCGCTTGGGTCGGCATCGCCGGTGCATCCGTCCTGCAAAAAGAGCTCACCACAGGTCTCGGCTGGTCGCCAGGGCATGTCTTTTGGTTTTGCTCCGTCTGTGCCGCCATCGCCGGAATCTATGTCGCACTCACTCGCCCCCGCGCTCTGCCCCAGATGATCCAGCGCTGGCGTGGAGTATGA
- a CDS encoding citramalate synthase — MSLVTIYDTTLRDGTQGTGISFSTLDKIRVAEKLDDFGVHYIEGGWPGSNPKDAAFFEEAAKRTWKKARITAFGMTRRGKMKVEDDPQVKMLLDAKTPAVTIVGKTWPLHVTEVFQVTLEENLAMIADTVAHLKKHGREVLYDAEHFFDSFREDPEYSLKTIKTASDAGADLIVLCETNGGALPEFIEEVTRKAIAHLGKPVGIHTHNDGGVGVANALAAVRAGACQVQGTINGYGERVGNCNLVTVMPNLQIKMGIPLGIDLTRLRELSHFVDELANVPHDIRAPYVGPAAFTHKGGLHVHAVQKLARTYEHVDPALVGNERIITISDMSGQSNVLIKAENMGFKFAKGAPEVQKILSEVKRLESEGCEFEAAEASFEMLIRRQLGLFKPSFQLIEYHSTHRHRGGLDGFESCEATVKIDIGGQHVYTVDEGDGPVNALDKALRKALIAAYPAIEVMRLVDYKVRIIDSGSGTAAKTRVLIASTDGNATWSTVGVSQNIIDASWKALVDGIEFSSPNSPSDCGFSELNPHTTSSHVRLSWLVPSLHRSLERGGAWPPVECPRTHHASWAG, encoded by the coding sequence ATGTCCCTCGTAACTATCTATGACACCACCCTGCGTGACGGCACCCAGGGCACCGGCATCTCCTTCAGTACCCTCGATAAAATCCGCGTCGCAGAAAAGCTCGACGACTTCGGCGTTCACTACATCGAGGGCGGCTGGCCGGGCTCGAACCCCAAGGATGCAGCTTTCTTCGAGGAGGCCGCCAAGCGCACCTGGAAAAAGGCTCGCATCACGGCCTTTGGTATGACCCGCCGTGGTAAAATGAAGGTCGAGGACGATCCGCAGGTCAAAATGCTCCTCGATGCCAAAACTCCAGCCGTGACCATTGTCGGCAAAACTTGGCCCCTGCACGTCACGGAGGTCTTCCAGGTTACTTTGGAAGAAAACCTGGCGATGATCGCGGATACGGTTGCTCATTTGAAAAAACATGGGCGCGAGGTGCTCTATGATGCGGAGCACTTCTTCGATAGTTTCCGTGAAGACCCTGAATACTCGCTGAAAACGATCAAAACCGCCTCAGATGCCGGTGCTGATCTCATTGTGCTCTGTGAGACGAATGGTGGCGCACTGCCGGAGTTCATCGAAGAAGTCACCCGCAAAGCTATCGCTCATCTGGGCAAGCCAGTGGGCATTCACACGCATAATGACGGTGGCGTCGGAGTGGCCAATGCGCTCGCGGCCGTCCGTGCGGGTGCTTGCCAAGTCCAGGGCACCATCAATGGCTATGGTGAGCGTGTGGGGAACTGCAACCTCGTCACGGTGATGCCGAATCTCCAGATCAAGATGGGTATCCCACTCGGTATCGACCTCACACGTCTGCGGGAGCTATCCCACTTTGTCGATGAGCTGGCCAATGTGCCGCATGATATCCGTGCTCCCTATGTCGGTCCTGCCGCCTTTACGCATAAAGGTGGTCTGCATGTGCATGCAGTGCAGAAGCTTGCCCGCACTTACGAGCACGTCGATCCAGCCCTGGTCGGCAATGAGCGCATCATCACCATCTCTGATATGTCCGGTCAGTCGAACGTGCTTATCAAGGCGGAGAACATGGGCTTCAAGTTCGCCAAAGGTGCTCCTGAGGTGCAAAAAATTCTTTCGGAGGTAAAACGCCTCGAAAGTGAAGGCTGCGAATTCGAGGCGGCTGAGGCTTCCTTTGAGATGCTCATCCGTAGGCAGCTCGGGCTTTTCAAGCCCAGCTTCCAGCTCATCGAATACCACTCCACGCACCGTCATCGCGGTGGATTGGATGGTTTTGAGAGCTGTGAGGCCACGGTGAAGATCGACATCGGTGGACAGCATGTTTATACCGTGGATGAAGGCGACGGTCCCGTGAACGCTCTGGACAAAGCCTTGCGAAAAGCCCTCATCGCCGCGTATCCGGCCATCGAGGTCATGCGCCTCGTCGATTACAAAGTGCGTATCATCGACAGTGGCAGCGGCACTGCGGCCAAGACCCGCGTGCTCATCGCCAGCACCGATGGTAATGCCACCTGGAGCACAGTCGGCGTCAGTCAAAATATCATCGACGCGAGCTGGAAGGCTCTGGTCGATGGCATCGAGTTTTCATCACCAAACAGCCCGAGTGACTGCGGCTTTAGCGAGCTAAATCCTCACACCACTTCCTCCCATGTGCGGCTTTCTTGGCTGGTTCCGTCCCTCCACCGCTCCCTGGAGCGTGGAGGAGCGTGGCCTCCAGTCGAGTGCCCTCGCACGCATCACGCATCGTGGGCCGGATGA